TGGACGAGGACCTGCCGCTGGCGATCGACGTGATGTGCGACCTGGTCGCCGACTCGCTGCTGGAGCCGGCCGACGTGGAGACCGAGCGCGGCGTGATCCTCGAAGAGATCGCCATGCACGACGACGAGCCCGGTGACGAGGTGCACGACCTCTTCGCCCGCGCCGTCTACGGCGACCACCCGCTGGGCCGACTGATCTCCGGCACCGAGGAGACCGTCACGCCGATGACCCGGCGGCAGATCCAGAGCTTCTACCGGAGCCGCTACACCGCGCCGGAGATCGTCATCGCCGCGGCCGGCAACCTCGACCACGCCGCGGTGGTCAAGCTGGTCCGCCAGGCGGTGCGCGGCACCCCGCTGGACAGCGACCCGGCGACCCCGGCGCCGCACCGCGAGGCCACTCCCGCGGTACGAACCCGACCGGCCACCACCCTGGTGGAGCCGAAGGAGACCGAGCAGGCGCACGTCATCCTCGGCTGCCCCGGCATCGACCGCCTCGACGAGCGGCGCTTCGCCCTCGGGGTGCTCAACAACGTGCTCGGCGGCGGCATGTCCAGCCGGCTGTTCCAGGAGATCCGGGAGCAGCGCGGCCTGGCGTACTCGGTCTACTCCTACGCCAGCCAGTACGCCGACAGCGGGCTGTTCGCCGTCTACGCCGGCTGCGCGCCGGGCAAGGTGGACGAGGTGCTGGCCCTGACCCGCGCCGAGCTGGCCCGGGTGGCCGCCGACGGGTTGACCGAGGCCGAGGTTGCCCGGGGCAAGGGGATGAGCAAGGGCTCGTTCGTGCTCGGCCTGGAGGACACCGGTTCCCGGATGAGCCGGCTGGCCAAGGGCGAGCTGCTCTACGGCGACCTGATGCCGGTGGACGAGCTGCTCCGCCGTGTCGACGAGGTCACCGTGGCGGACGTGAACTCCCTCGCCGCGGAGCTGCTCAGCCGGCCGATGTCGTTGGCCGTGGTCGGCCCGTTCGGCGCCAGCGACTTCACCAACTGAGGGCTGCCGCCGTCCGTCGGGCGGGTGGTCCCGCCGCTGGGTGGGGGGCGTCCCGGCACCTGGCGGGGACCCGATCCGGCCGGGGGTGCGCGTCCCGATTGGGATAGGTTGTGCCCCGTGACTGACGAGCAGGAGAGAAACCCGGCCGAGCCGCTGCGGGTCGGTGTGCTGGGTGCCCGGGGCCGGATGGGCATCGAGGTGTGCAAGGCGGTGGACGCCGCCGACGACCTTGAGCTCGTGGCGATGATCGACCAGGGTGACGGCCTCTTCGCCGCCTCCGACGCCGGCGCCGAGGTGGTCGTCGACTTCACCACGCCGGACGTCGTCATGGACAACCTGCACTGGTGCATCGATCAGGGCATCAACGCCGTGGTCGGCACCACGGGCTTCACCGAGCAGCGGCTGGAGCGGGTGCGCGGTTGGCTGGCCCGCAAGCCCGGCGTGGGCGTCGTGATCGCACCGAACTTCGGCATCGGCGCGGTGCTGATGATGCAGTTCGCCGCGCGGGCCGCCCGGCACTTCGAGTCCGTTGAGATCATCGAGCAGCACCACCCGCGCAAGCTGGACGCCCCCAGCGGCACGGCCACGCACACCGCCCGACAGATCGCCCGGGCCCGCGCCGAGGCCGGCCTCGGGCCGGTGCCGGACGCCACCAAGGACGAGGTGCCGGGCGCGCGGGGCGCCGAGATCGACGGGGTACGCGTACACGCCGTGCGCGCCACCGGGTTGGTCGCCCACCAGGAGGTGCTCTTCGGCACCACCGGCGAGACGCTGACCATCCGGCACGACTCGTACGACCGGGCGTCGTTCATGCCGGGCGTGCTGCTGGCCGTCCGCGCGGTGCCCAACCGTCCCGGCCTCACCGTCGCCCTGGACGCCCTGCTCGACTGACCGCCGTTCGACGGGTGCGCCGGCGCCCGGTGGCCGGTCGTCCGGGGCGGAAACCTGGTCGCGGGTGGGACGGGCCGATCCTAGGCTGCCTCCATGATCAATAGTGGACACCTGGACCGGGCCGGACGCCGGGTCACCCTGCGCCCGGTGGACGACGACAACTGGCGGGCGGTGGCCGACGTCGCCCCGCGCGACGACCAGCGTCGGTTCGTGGCCGCGCTGGCCGCCCGCTACCTGCTGCTCAGCACCCGCTCCGAGGTGTGGACCTCGCTCGCGGTGTACGCCGACGAGACCGTCGTCGGCCACGTCATGTGGGGCGTGGACGACGACGGCTCGCACTGGATCGGCGGGATGGTGATCGATGCCGCCGAGCAGAACCGGGGCGTGGGCCGGGCCACCGTGCAGACCCTGGCGACCTGGCTGGCCGGCAGGGACGGCAACCCCCCGGTCCGCCTCTCGTACCACCCCGACAACACCCAGGCCGCCCGCCTCTACTCAGCCCTGGACTTCCACCCCACCGGCGCCATGGACGACGAGGAACTGATCGCCGAACGAACCCGCTGACCCACCCCGGTGGGGCTGCGGTCAGTGGGGGATTGGGGTGGTGGGGCGGCGTTGGGTGGGGACGGTCGGGGTCAGGGTTGTGGGTAGGCCGGTGAGGGTGGGGTGGCCGGTTCGGTCGACGGTGATGTTCATCGGTGCGCCGCCCAGTCGCAGGCCGTTGACCGTGAGCGCGCCGAGTTCGGCTCCGGCCAGCGGTGCCAGCCGGACCGTGCCGGCCGGCACGTCGGGGTAGAGCCCGGTGGCGGCCTGGAGCAGCAGCACCGCGCTGGCCGCGGCCCAGGCCTGCGGCCGGCACGCCGCCGGGTACGGCACCGGGCGGTTCACCAGCGACCGGTCGTCGCCGCCGTACAGCTCAGGCAGCCGGTAGTCGAACGCCTCGGCCGCGGTGAGCAGACCTTCGGCCAGGCTGAGCGCGGCGTCGCGGTGCCCGGCCCGGGCCAGCCCGGCGAGCACGATCGCGGTGTCGTGCGTCCAGATCGAGCCGCAGTGGTACGACAGCGGGCTGAAGCCGGCGTCGTCGGTGGACATGGTCCGCAGCCCGAAGCCGCCGGCGAGCGCGTCGGTGGTGAGCAGGCGCGCGACCTGGTCCTCCTCGGCGCCGCTGAGCAGGCCGGTGCCGAGCAGGTGGCCGATGTTGCTGGTCAGCGAGTCGACCGGGCGCTTGTCCCGGTCGAGGGCCAGCGCGGGCTGCGGGCCGTACCGGCCGTCGACCCAGAAGCTGTCCCGGAACCGGCGGGCCAGCACGGCGGCGTGCTCGCGCCAGCGATCCCCGCCCGGACGACCGAAGGCGTCCAGCAGCGCGGCGCCGTTCACCGCCGCCTCGTGCGCGTACCCCTGCACCTCGGCCAGCACGATGGGTGCGGTGGCCAGGGAGCCGTCGTGGAACCGGACGGCGTCGCCGGAGTCCTTCCAGCCCTGGTTAGAGAGCCCGTGGCCGGTGGTGTCGACGTACTCGACCAGCCCGTCGCCGTCGGGGTCGGCGTGCTCGCCGAGCCAGCGCAGTGCCGCCTCCAGGTACGGCAGCAGCGGTTCGATCTGCTCGACCGACAGACCCCAGCGCCAGGCGTCGTGCAGCAGGTTGACCCAGAGCATGGTGGCGTCGACGGTGCCGTAGTAGGCCGGTGGCAGGCGCAGCCCGTCGTCGGGCAGTGCGAACTCGTGCCGGCGCAACTCGTGCAGGATCTTGCCGGGGGCCTCGCCGGTGGCCGGGTCGATCCGGGTGCCCTGTCGGCGGGCGAGCACCCTGAGGGTGCCGGCGGCCAGGTCGGTGCCGAGCGGCAGCATCATCCGGGCGGCCCAGAGGCTGTCCCGGCCGAACAGGGTGAGGAACCAGGGCACCCCGGCACCGAGGAAGACGTCCCGTGGGGCGCCGGTCTCGGCCAGTCGCAG
The nucleotide sequence above comes from Micromonospora sp. NBC_00389. Encoded proteins:
- the dapB gene encoding 4-hydroxy-tetrahydrodipicolinate reductase, coding for MTDEQERNPAEPLRVGVLGARGRMGIEVCKAVDAADDLELVAMIDQGDGLFAASDAGAEVVVDFTTPDVVMDNLHWCIDQGINAVVGTTGFTEQRLERVRGWLARKPGVGVVIAPNFGIGAVLMMQFAARAARHFESVEIIEQHHPRKLDAPSGTATHTARQIARARAEAGLGPVPDATKDEVPGARGAEIDGVRVHAVRATGLVAHQEVLFGTTGETLTIRHDSYDRASFMPGVLLAVRAVPNRPGLTVALDALLD
- a CDS encoding GNAT family N-acetyltransferase → MINSGHLDRAGRRVTLRPVDDDNWRAVADVAPRDDQRRFVAALAARYLLLSTRSEVWTSLAVYADETVVGHVMWGVDDDGSHWIGGMVIDAAEQNRGVGRATVQTLATWLAGRDGNPPVRLSYHPDNTQAARLYSALDFHPTGAMDDEELIAERTR
- a CDS encoding amylo-alpha-1,6-glucosidase, with the protein product MIERQLQPLLHELVGVVLAPTSALGDATGQIRPTGVQGVFHADARVLSRAELRVDDRELEGLTRGDDGPHGVRFVSLARWLGDPVPDPTVRIDRLRRATRNGLTEELRIVSTATVGVRATVSVDLGCDLAPIEVVKSGGAATPLEAKTGQPGVLTWSAEGITVTVTGAGADVLATDERVTAPRLAWPVELPPGGETVLRWHLTVEDPRAVVVGPAGEPDWSRPEVTADDRRLVRLLDRSLDDLRGLRLAETGAPRDVFLGAGVPWFLTLFGRDSLWAARMMLPLGTDLAAGTLRVLARRQGTRIDPATGEAPGKILHELRRHEFALPDDGLRLPPAYYGTVDATMLWVNLLHDAWRWGLSVEQIEPLLPYLEAALRWLGEHADPDGDGLVEYVDTTGHGLSNQGWKDSGDAVRFHDGSLATAPIVLAEVQGYAHEAAVNGAALLDAFGRPGGDRWREHAAVLARRFRDSFWVDGRYGPQPALALDRDKRPVDSLTSNIGHLLGTGLLSGAEEDQVARLLTTDALAGGFGLRTMSTDDAGFSPLSYHCGSIWTHDTAIVLAGLARAGHRDAALSLAEGLLTAAEAFDYRLPELYGGDDRSLVNRPVPYPAACRPQAWAAASAVLLLQAATGLYPDVPAGTVRLAPLAGAELGALTVNGLRLGGAPMNITVDRTGHPTLTGLPTTLTPTVPTQRRPTTPIPH
- a CDS encoding M16 family metallopeptidase, which codes for MSRAFSAPFPPDRRGVAASRDTGAGRSGGTARAVTRTLSDDPLGGTVRRTVLPSGLRVLTEAIPAMRSVSFGIWVSVGSRDETGPQAGAAHFLEHLLFKGTHKRTALEISSQIEAVGGETNAFTTKEYTCYYARVLDEDLPLAIDVMCDLVADSLLEPADVETERGVILEEIAMHDDEPGDEVHDLFARAVYGDHPLGRLISGTEETVTPMTRRQIQSFYRSRYTAPEIVIAAAGNLDHAAVVKLVRQAVRGTPLDSDPATPAPHREATPAVRTRPATTLVEPKETEQAHVILGCPGIDRLDERRFALGVLNNVLGGGMSSRLFQEIREQRGLAYSVYSYASQYADSGLFAVYAGCAPGKVDEVLALTRAELARVAADGLTEAEVARGKGMSKGSFVLGLEDTGSRMSRLAKGELLYGDLMPVDELLRRVDEVTVADVNSLAAELLSRPMSLAVVGPFGASDFTN